The Oxobacter pfennigii genome includes the window AAAGGAATTGTCAATCAGTCTTCTTGTATAATTATGCTCATGGGCAGAAAAAACCACATGGATTTTATGTTTATCAACTATGCTCCACAATAAATTTCTATAATCGGGATGCAAGTCAAGGCAGTTGCCGTAATGAGCTCCTGTGGGAAAGGCAGGAGAATGGAAAAAAAGAAGTTTATATTTTTTTTCAATTGATGCTGCTGCTTCCAGAAAGTTCAGCTGGGCTTCGTCAATTTTATGAGCGCTTCTAAATCGAAAGGTATTAAGGATAATAAGCCTTACATGCTCAAAATCCTTAAAATACACTAAGTTGTTGTAGCCTTGAAGGGAGGAGTCAAGTGCAAAATCACCGTAGAATGAAGAAAAGGCTTTTTCATATCTGTCATCATTTGAGCGGCTGCCTATTTCATGGTTTCCTGCCACAGGGTATACGGTAATATCCGGATGATATTTATAAATAAGCTTTTTTAAATGTTTCAGCTGGAATATTAATACATCTTCATCCGGGTGTCCCGCCACAGTATCTCCTAAGGCCACAATGAATTGGGGCTGTAATTTCACTGTTTGCTTAAAAATCTTTGTCAGTATCTCTTTGTTAATGCCGTTATTTTTTCCTTTGCAGTCGCTTATAATTATAAACCTCATGGTTTCCCTGCCAAAATATAAATATACAATAATAATATGCTGGCAGCGCTTCAGCTGAAACCGTATTATTTTTATATTTTTATATGGAAATCTTACTGGCTTATTGTTTAATGATAATTTTCATGTTATATTATACTAAAAAATAAAATGTGCTAGGGGGGCCAGTATATGCTGGCTGAGATAAGGGACTATATCCCTTGACTCTTATACCTGATCTGGTTAATACCAGCGTAGGAAAGCGTTAATAATATTAATCTATTAGTGCAGCCTGCGGGCTGTGCTTTTTTAATTTATTGCACCCCGGCACAAAAACGGGAGGAATTATAATGAAATCTAAAAACATTTACAAGCTTACCTTAAGTGCACTCCTTGTAGCTTTTGGAGTTTTATCCGGCTCTGTTTTTTACATCCCCTTTTTGGGAGGGAAAATGTTTCCTGTACAACATTTTATAAATGTGTTTTCCGGAGTTTTGTTAGGGCCTCTTTATGCGGTTGTCAATGCTTTTTTAATTTCGCTTCTTAGAAATATAATAGGGACTGGTTCACTTTTAGCCTTTCCGGGAAGTATAATCGGAG containing:
- a CDS encoding metallophosphoesterase family protein, whose protein sequence is MRFIIISDCKGKNNGINKEILTKIFKQTVKLQPQFIVALGDTVAGHPDEDVLIFQLKHLKKLIYKYHPDITVYPVAGNHEIGSRSNDDRYEKAFSSFYGDFALDSSLQGYNNLVYFKDFEHVRLIILNTFRFRSAHKIDEAQLNFLEAAASIEKKYKLLFFHSPAFPTGAHYGNCLDLHPDYRNLLWSIVDKHKIHVVFSAHEHNYTRRLIDNSFLDGNFKNPIYQVITGGGGEKLRDKYISSQGVIIPPIARHHFVLVDAEGDGLNVYAMDLKGTVMDEFVIKK